Proteins co-encoded in one Malus sylvestris chromosome 7, drMalSylv7.2, whole genome shotgun sequence genomic window:
- the LOC126628333 gene encoding uncharacterized protein LOC126628333, translating to MASFGSLKSAIFDREERKQQYQAHILGLNAYDRHKKFVKDYVNFYGRQESSHVKLPVKTDQDTLREGYRFIRSEEDDMDRSWEQRLVKRYYDKLFKEYCIADMSHYKSGKIGLRWRTEKEVVSGKGQFICGNKHCDVKDGLASYEVNFSYFEAGENKQALVKLVTCQRCSEKLHYKRLKEKEQVEKEKKEENRRKRNRSGDSDDTDSEGSKERRKGKKASISTREDRVDDEDDDTDKFEEYLEGMFP from the exons ATGGCGTCGTTTGGGTCTTTAAAATCTGCAATCTTCgacagagaagagagaaaaca GCAGTACCAGGCTCACATTCTCGGCCTCAACGCCTACGACCGCCACAAAAAGTTCGTCAAAGATTACG TTAACTTTTATGGTAGACAAGAATCTTCACATGTCAAGCTCCCAGTTAAAACAGATCAAGACACCCTAAGAGAAGGGTACCG GTTCATAAGATCTGAGGAAGATGATATGGACCGATCTTGGGAGCAAAGGCTGGTAAAGCGATACTATGACAAGCTGTTTAAAGA ATACTGCATAGCAGACATGTCACATTACAAGAGTGGTAAG ATTGGTCTAAGGTGGAGGACAGAGAAGGAAGTCGTATCTGGTAAAG GGCAGTTCATATGTGGGAACAAACATTGTGATGTAAAGGATGGTTTAGCAAGCTATGAG gtgaaCTTTTCTTATTTTGAAGCTGGAGAAAACAAACAAGCCCTTGTCAAATTGGTAACTTGTCAGAG ATGCTCTGAAAAGCTTCATTACAAAAGATTGAAAGAGAAAGAGCaagtggaaaaagaaaagaaggaagagaacAGAAGAAAGAG GAATCGATCAGGTGACAGTGATGATACTGATAGTGAGGGGAGCaaagaaaggagaaaag ggAAAAAGGCTTCAATCTCCACTAGAGAAGATAGAGTTGATGATGAAGACGATGATACAGATAAGTTTGAAGAGTATCTCGAGGGAATGTTTCCTTGA
- the LOC126628332 gene encoding nuclear transcription factor Y subunit A-4-like: MMPAKSKDEDPHIKHGAQTLLQPICSQPWWRGVGNGSASSLVDHSNSMVMNGATQAQPNARLDGGVANFHKELRTTVGSQSDGNNGSENEHIKSVSSSVVPALGEHVDPNSQMELVGHSIVMSSYPYSDPQYGGMLTPYGPQAMLPPHFYGMHPGRMPLPLDMEEEPVYVNAKQYHGILRRRQSRAKAELEKKLIKARKPYLHESRHLHALRRARGCGGRFLNTKKQDANDENSSLEKGMNLDGNHSAQSASNVQQDGSGPWFRTHDHHTHSNGNGNDHGPSSAYPSTFGDSRENMQLKGLSRGAIPSK; this comes from the exons ATGATGCCAGCTAAATCTAAAGATGAAGATCCGCATATAAAACATGGTGCTCAGACACTGTTGCAACCTATCTGCTCCCAACCTTGGTGGCGTGGAGTGGGGAATGGTTCAGCATCATCTTTGGTGGATCACAGTAATAGTATGGTCATGAATGGAGCAACGCAGGCACAACCTAATGCTAGGTTGGACGGTGGTGTGGCCAACTTCCACAAAGAATTGCGGACTACAGTAGGATCACAGTCTG ACGGGAATAATGGAAGTGAAAACGAACATATCAAAAGCGTTTCGTCGTCAGTGGTTCCTGCATTGGGTGAACACGTGGATCCAAATTCACAAATGGAACTTGTTGGCCACTCAATT GTTATGTCATCATATCCGTATTCAGATCCACAATATGGTGGGATGTTGACTCCTTATGGGCCACAAGCTATG TTGCCTCCCCACTTCTATGGTATGCATCCTGGTAGAATGCCTTTGCCCCTTGATATGGAAGAGGAGCCTGTGTATGTAAATGCGAAGCAGTACCATGGTATTTTGAGACGAAGACAGTCACGTGCTAAAGCTGAGCTTGAAAAGAAACTTATAAAAGCTCGAAAG CCTTATCTTCACGAGTCTCGACACCTACATGCATTAAGAAGGGCAAGGGGCTGTGGAGGCCGCTTCCTTAATACAAAGAAACAAGATGCCAATGACGAGAATTCCTCGTTAGAAAAAGGCatgaatttggatggaaacCATTCAGCCCAATCCGCCTCAAATGTCCAGCAAGACGGATCAGGTCCATGGTTCAGGACACACGACCACCACACACACTCTAATGGTAATGGCAACGATCATGGCCCATCATCAGCATACCCTTCCACGTTCGGTGACAGCAGGGAAAACATGCAGTTGAAAGGGTTGTCTCGTGGGGCCATCCCCAGTAAATGA
- the LOC126628877 gene encoding uncharacterized protein LOC126628877, protein MANLAKLDFAALDITGKNYLTWVLDTKIHLEAANLGDTIKEESSSSSQDRAKAMIFIRRHLDEALKSEYLTVEDPLALWNALRSRYNHQTTVILPKARYDWTHLRIQDFKSVAEYNSALFRITSQMKLCGDTITEEMLLEKTFSTFHASNMVLQQQYRARGFTEYNQLISVLLVAEQNNELLMKNHNSRPTGSAPFPEVNVASLERNTISSRGNNYKRGRGHKQGRWKGKSKNHGVQFHNQVPRYNPGPSFKNTNRQKGKAHVNTPRNHEGGCHRCGGNGHWARTCRTPKHLVELYQASFKEKGVEINFLDQAKPMETPDPVTNLERQELTWMHLMMLRK, encoded by the exons atggcaaacttggcaaagcttgattttgctgccctggacattactggaaagaattaccttacatgggtactggataccaagatccatctggaagcagcaaatcttggagataccatcaaGGAAGAAAGCAGTTCATCCTCTCAAGATCGAGCAAAGGCCATGATTTTTATTCGtcgccatcttgatgaggcattaaagagcgagtacttaacggttgaagatccgttagcCCTTTGGAATGCCTTGAGAagcagatacaatcaccagacaacggtgattcttccaaaagctcgctatgactggactcacctaaggatccaggatttcaaatcagtggctgagtacaattcggcgttgttcagaattacctctcagatgaaACTCTGTGGGGATACTATCACTGAGGAGATGTtattggaaaagactttcagcacattccaCGCCTCTAACATGGTACTGCAACAACAGTATAGAGCGCGaggcttcactgaatacaaccagctgatatctgtgctcTTGGTGgctgaacagaacaatgagcttctcatgaaaaaccataattcccgacctactggatcagcaccgttcccagaagtgaatgttgCGTCCCTTGAAAGAAATACCATATCCTCCCgtggcaataattacaaacgaggaCGTGGTCACAAGCAAGGTCGGTGGAAAGGAAAaagcaagaaccatggtgtccagtttcacaaccaggttccaaggTATAATCCAGGCCCGAGCTTTAAAAATACCAATCGCCAGAAAGGAAAAGCTCATGTGAACACTCCTAGAAATCATGAAGGAGgttgccataggtgtggtggcaacggACATTGGGCGCGTACTTGTCGCACCCCAAAGCATCTGGTGGAACTATATCAAGCCTCcttcaaggagaagggtgtcgagatcaatttccttgaccaggctaaaccaatggaAACCCCTGATCCAGTGACCAATTTGGAACGACAAGAGCtaacatgg atgcatttaatgatgcttcgaAAGTGA
- the LOC126628342 gene encoding UDP-galactose/UDP-glucose transporter 3-like, translated as MEAHGSGLRRVLVFGFCVVGIWAAYIYQGVLHETLSTKRFGRDGHRFEHLAFLNLAQNVVCLIWSYITIKLWSSSNAGGAPMWTFWSAGITNTIGPAMGIEALKYISYPAQGCVSILDLIM; from the exons ATGGAAGCTCACGGGTCGGGGCTGCGGCGCGTGTTGGTGTTCGGCTTCTGTGTCGTCGGAATTTGGGCTGCGTATATTTACCAAGGCGTTCTTCATGAAACTCT gtccaCGAAGCGATTCGGGCGAGATGGGCATAGGTTCGAACACCTTGCATTCTTGAACTTGGCTCAGAATGTGGTCTGTCTAATCTGGTCATATATAA CGATAAAGCTTTGGTCTAGCAGTAATGCTGGAGGCGCTCCTATGTGGACATTCTGGAGTGCAGGGATTACTAACACGATTGGACCCGCTATGGGGATCGAAGCGTTGAAGTACATCAGTTACCCGGCTCAGGGTTGCGTTTCAATTCTCGATTTGATCATGTAA
- the LOC126628321 gene encoding carotenoid 9,10(9',10')-cleavage dioxygenase 1-like isoform X2 has product MADVEVSDEKQQLKGSGILIPNPKPNKGYASKVVDLVEKLIVKWMYDSSQPHHYLAGNFAPVVDETPPTTNLPVIGHLPECLNGEFVRVGPNPKFAPVAGYHWYVFCSMVHGMRIKDGKATYVSRYVRTSRLKQEEYFGGAKFMKIGDLKGFFGLFMVNLQMLRAKLKIFDMSYGNGTGNTALIYHHGKLLALSEADKPYVLKVLEDGDLQTVGLLDYDKRLTHSFTAHPKVDPVTGEMFTFGYSHAPPYVTYRVISKDGFMHDPIPITIADPVMMHDFAITENYAIFMDLPLIFKPKEMVKEKKFIFTFDQTKIARFGLLPRYAKNESLIRWFELPNCFIFHNANAWEEGDEVVLITCRLDNLDLDMVNGSVKEKLENFKNELYEMRFNLKTGLASQKKLSESAVDFPRVNESYTGRKQRYVYGTLLDSIAKVTGVAKFDLHAEPEVGKTKIEVGGNVQGLYDLGPGRFGSEAIFVPRIPGVTSEEDDGYLILFVHDENTGKSAVHVVDAKTMSSEPVAVVELPHRVPYGFHAFFVTEEQLQEQAKL; this is encoded by the exons ATGGCGGATGTCGAAGTTAGCGACGAGAAGCAGCAGCTCAAGGGCAGCGGCATTT TGAtccccaacccaaaacccaacaaGGGTTATGCTTCAAAAGTCGTGGACTTGGTAGAGAAGCTGATTGTGAAGTGGATGTACGACTCTTCTCAGCCTCACCACTACCTCGCCGGCAACTTTGCTCCGGTGGTTGATGAAACTCCTCCCACCACCAACCTCCCTGTCATCGGCCATCTTCct GAGTGCTTGAATGGAGAGTTTGTCAGGGTGGGGCCCAACCCAAAGTTTGCACCAGTTGCTGGATATCACTGGTATGT attttGCAGTATGGTTCATGGTATGCGCATCAAAGATGGCAAAGCAACTTATGTCTCCCGCTACGTTAGGACATCACGTCTTAAGCAAGAAGAATATTTTGGAGGTGCTAAATTTATGAAG ATTGGAGACCTTAAGGGGTTTTTTGGCTTATTCATGGTGAACTTGCAAATGCTAAGAGCAAAACTGAAAATATTTGATATGTCTTATGGAAATGGGACAG GTAACACGGCTCTCATATATCACCATGGCAAGCTTCTAGCTCTTTCAGAGGCAGATAAACCTT ATGTCCTCAAAGTTTTGGAAGATGGAGATCTGCAAACAGTTGGCTTGCTGGATTATGACAAGAGACTGACACATTCCTTCACTGCTCATCCAAAGGTTGACCCAGTCACTG GTGAGATGTTTACCTTTGGCTACTCACATGCACCGCCATATGTCACTTATAGAGTTATTTCGAAGGATGGTTTCATGCATGACCCTATACCGATAACAATAGCAGACCCCGTCATGATGCATGATTTTGCAATTACTGAGAACTATGCAATTTTCATGGATCTCCCCCTGATCTTCAAACCAAAG gAAATGGTGAAGGAAAAAAAGTTTATATTCACATTTGATCAAACAAAAATAGCTCGCTTTGGTTTACTTCCACGGTATGCAAAGAATGAATCGCTAATCAGATGGTTCGAGCTTCCAAATTGCTTCATTTTCCATAATG CTAATGCTTGGGAGGAGGGGGATGAAGTTGTTTTAATCACATGCCGGCTTGATAATCTTGATTTGGACATGGTCAATGGGTCTGTCAAAGAAAAGCTTGAAAACTTCAAAAATGAGCT GTACGAGATGAGATTCAACTTGAAAACTGGTCTAGCATCCCAAAAGAAACTATCAGAATCGGCTGTAGATTTTCCCAGGGTGAATGAGAGCTACACCGGCAG GAAGCAGCGTTATGTGTACGGAACCTTACTGGACAGCATTGCCAAGGTTACAGGGGTAGCCAAGTTTGATTTGCATGCTGAACCAGAGGTcggaaaaacaaaaattgaggtTGGAGGAAATGTCCAAGGCCTCTATGACCTGGGACCTGGCAGATTTGGTTCTGAAGCTATTTTTGTCCCTCGTATTCCTGGCGTTACTTCTGAAGAAGATGATGGCTACTTAATACTCTTTGTTCATGACGAGAACACTGG AAAATCAGCAGTTCATGTAGTTGATGCAAAGACAATGTCATCAGAGCCCGTTGCAGTTGTGGAATTGCCACACAGAGTTCCATATGGTTTCCATGCCTTCTTCGTGACAGAG GAGCAACTGCAAGAACAAGCAAAGCTCTAA
- the LOC126628321 gene encoding carotenoid 9,10(9',10')-cleavage dioxygenase 1-like isoform X1 codes for MADVEVSDEKQQLKGSGIVIPNPKPNKGYASKVVDLVEKLIVKWMYDSSQPHHYLAGNFAPVVDETPPTTNLPVIGHLPECLNGEFVRVGPNPKFAPVAGYHWFDGDGMVHGMRIKDGKATYVSRYVRTSRLKQEEYFGGAKFMKIGDLKGFFGLFMVNLQMLRAKLKIFDMSYGNGTGNTALIYHHGKLLALSEADKPYVLKVLEDGDLQTVGLLDYDKRLTHSFTAHPKVDPVTGEMFTFGYSHAPPYVTYRVISKDGFMHDPIPITIADPVMMHDFAITENYAIFMDLPLIFKPKEMVKEKKFIFTFDQTKIARFGLLPRYAKNESLIRWFELPNCFIFHNANAWEEGDEVVLITCRLDNLDLDMVNGSVKEKLENFKNELYEMRFNLKTGLASQKKLSESAVDFPRVNESYTGRKQRYVYGTLLDSIAKVTGVAKFDLHAEPEVGKTKIEVGGNVQGLYDLGPGRFGSEAIFVPRIPGVTSEEDDGYLILFVHDENTGKSAVHVVDAKTMSSEPVAVVELPHRVPYGFHAFFVTEEQLQEQAKL; via the exons ATGGCGGATGTCGAAGTTAGCGACGAGAAGCAGCAGCTCAAGGGCAGCGGCAT AGTGAtccccaacccaaaacccaacaaGGGTTATGCTTCAAAAGTCGTGGACTTGGTAGAGAAGCTGATTGTGAAGTGGATGTACGACTCTTCTCAGCCTCACCACTACCTCGCCGGCAACTTTGCTCCGGTGGTTGATGAAACTCCTCCCACCACCAACCTCCCTGTCATCGGCCATCTTCct GAGTGCTTGAATGGAGAGTTTGTCAGGGTGGGGCCCAACCCAAAGTTTGCACCAGTTGCTGGATATCACTG GTTTGATGGAGATGG TATGGTTCATGGTATGCGCATCAAAGATGGCAAAGCAACTTATGTCTCCCGCTACGTTAGGACATCACGTCTTAAGCAAGAAGAATATTTTGGAGGTGCTAAATTTATGAAG ATTGGAGACCTTAAGGGGTTTTTTGGCTTATTCATGGTGAACTTGCAAATGCTAAGAGCAAAACTGAAAATATTTGATATGTCTTATGGAAATGGGACAG GTAACACGGCTCTCATATATCACCATGGCAAGCTTCTAGCTCTTTCAGAGGCAGATAAACCTT ATGTCCTCAAAGTTTTGGAAGATGGAGATCTGCAAACAGTTGGCTTGCTGGATTATGACAAGAGACTGACACATTCCTTCACTGCTCATCCAAAGGTTGACCCAGTCACTG GTGAGATGTTTACCTTTGGCTACTCACATGCACCGCCATATGTCACTTATAGAGTTATTTCGAAGGATGGTTTCATGCATGACCCTATACCGATAACAATAGCAGACCCCGTCATGATGCATGATTTTGCAATTACTGAGAACTATGCAATTTTCATGGATCTCCCCCTGATCTTCAAACCAAAG gAAATGGTGAAGGAAAAAAAGTTTATATTCACATTTGATCAAACAAAAATAGCTCGCTTTGGTTTACTTCCACGGTATGCAAAGAATGAATCGCTAATCAGATGGTTCGAGCTTCCAAATTGCTTCATTTTCCATAATG CTAATGCTTGGGAGGAGGGGGATGAAGTTGTTTTAATCACATGCCGGCTTGATAATCTTGATTTGGACATGGTCAATGGGTCTGTCAAAGAAAAGCTTGAAAACTTCAAAAATGAGCT GTACGAGATGAGATTCAACTTGAAAACTGGTCTAGCATCCCAAAAGAAACTATCAGAATCGGCTGTAGATTTTCCCAGGGTGAATGAGAGCTACACCGGCAG GAAGCAGCGTTATGTGTACGGAACCTTACTGGACAGCATTGCCAAGGTTACAGGGGTAGCCAAGTTTGATTTGCATGCTGAACCAGAGGTcggaaaaacaaaaattgaggtTGGAGGAAATGTCCAAGGCCTCTATGACCTGGGACCTGGCAGATTTGGTTCTGAAGCTATTTTTGTCCCTCGTATTCCTGGCGTTACTTCTGAAGAAGATGATGGCTACTTAATACTCTTTGTTCATGACGAGAACACTGG AAAATCAGCAGTTCATGTAGTTGATGCAAAGACAATGTCATCAGAGCCCGTTGCAGTTGTGGAATTGCCACACAGAGTTCCATATGGTTTCCATGCCTTCTTCGTGACAGAG GAGCAACTGCAAGAACAAGCAAAGCTCTAA